The Scylla paramamosain isolate STU-SP2022 unplaced genomic scaffold, ASM3559412v1 Contig2, whole genome shotgun sequence nucleotide sequence aaaagaaaaaaaaataatgaataagaatttatataaataataaataaataaatgaaaaataaaaataaataaataaataaataaataaacaaataaataaataaacaaataaacaaacatctaAACACCAATACCATCACTCAACACCCTTCCTAACCTCTCCTTCCATGGAAAtcttagtagcagtagcagcagcagcagcagtagcagtggtagtggtggtggtggtggtggaggtgatgccGAACCGAGCTGCCCTGGCcatcttcttctcatcctccgaCAGACTCACGCCCTTGGTAGCCTGGGGAGGTTAGGGAGGGTAAGTTAGGGGCGGTGAAGTTAGGGGCGGTGAAGTTAGGAACGGTAAATTTAGAGATGgctgtgttagtggtggtgttgttaggGATGGTTGTGTTAGGAATAGTAGTGTTACGTGCAGTAGTAGTGGGGGACAAGTGGGAGGGATAGAGGTGGGTGTGGGGGGGTTGGGGGAGCAGTTAGGAAGGTAGTGGTAGGTGTAGTGTTTGTTAGAGGTGTAGACAGAGTTCATAACTTTTTAaggatttacacacacacacacacacacacacacacacacacacacacagtagcagtagtattcaATTGAcaaaaaaacactgcaaataacaaaaaatatatgtagttTTTcgtctaacataaaaaaaaaggaacacaacaTCATATACAGGCCTAActgaaccaacacacacacacacacacacacagacctccGACGCGCCATTGGTAGCCAGGCCAAAACGTGCCTTCCGAGCCTCCTTCCGTGCCTCCTCCGTCATGGGGATGCCAAAACGCTCAGCCCGTGCCTTGGGGTCCTGCTGGaggtgagaatgagagagggagagaggtcaGAGAGCGGGGAGAGAGAGTTGGTCTGATGTAGgttgtgaggtggtggtggtggtggtggtggtggtgagttcaGAGtaatgaagaatatatatataaaagaaaagaaaaaaaaaaaaaaaaagacaaatgaaaagtaagagtataagaaaaagagaaatgatgagaaaaattaagaaaaggaaatgaagagaagaatattaggtagaaatgagaaatgaagagaaaaatattaggaaaaaatgagaaatgaagagaaaaatattgggaaaaaatgagaaatgaagagaaaaatattagaaaaaaaagacaaatgaaaagaaaatatcagaaaaaaaaaagaaatgaagggaaaatattagagaaaaagaaatcaagagaaaaatattgagaaaaaagttaaattgagagaaaaatacaagaaaaacacaaatgagaaagaaaattaaaaagaaacaattggaaaaaagaaaacaaaacaaatatttatcacaaaacacacacacacacacacacacaaacttattAATCAACTcgtactactctctctctctctctctctctctctctctctcaccttagcTTCAATTCCATCAAGCTTAATAATCTTCTTGGCAGGGGGGGGGCTGTCAGGGTCTGGGGGGGCTGCGGCATCCCCCTCCCCCGGCCCCTGCACCCCGGCCTCCTCCCCTGCTGCTGGGGTCTCCTCTTGGGGTGTGGGCTCCtcagggggggtggggggaggctgGGTTCTCTTTAAGctaatcttcttcttttccgGCTGTTCGAGAAGGGCGGAGGTCtgtgggggggggaggttaggttaggaggaagaggaggaggaggaaaaggaggaacagtagaaatagataaatgaagaaaggagtagatataggaagaggtgatagaggtaaggaaggaaggaagaaaggaagaaaaagaaagaaaggaagaaagaaaagaaggaagaaaggaaataaataaagaaataaagaaaaaatgaaagaaaaagaaagaggaaggaaggaaggaacaaaggaaggaaggagggaaaaactagacacacaaacacacacccaaacaccatccctctctacccacacacacagacacacaaacacacaaacactgttcctctccctctctcacacacacacacacactgtccctcccctcacacacacacacacacgaacatactCACATCCTTCACTCTGA carries:
- the LOC135095856 gene encoding protein enabled homolog isoform X3; translation: MECGGDQVEMEGGEAGEEDFDEEEILGEEDIDSELTPQEEEAALGGPTIRVKDTSALLEQPEKKKISLKRTQPPPTPPEEPTPQEETPAAGEEAGVQGPGEGDAAAPPDPDSPPPAKKIIKLDGIEAKQDPKARAERFGIPMTEEARKEARKARFGLATNGASEATKGVSLSEDEKKMARAARFGITSTTTTTTTTATAAAAATATKISMEGEKVEIDRLMKRAERFGEVTSPALLKASEEEKKKARMKRFGETEPVTAGGDTEEAKKDAAPDDAVAKRKARFGLVTASDEDEKKRKRAERFAI